In one Prosthecochloris aestuarii DSM 271 genomic region, the following are encoded:
- a CDS encoding M14 family metallopeptidase → MKLHLSETLPADFLTTSARKLNDILPGPSLFFLKGKRNPPLFISILLHGNETTGLLAVQHMLKTIEAKLPRSVILFIGNVRAAKAGVRKMADEPDYNRIWSSGSSKEERLASEVLGHIAGQAPLACIDIHNNTGKNPHYACINTLDRATLNLAARFSPTIVYFTEPHEVISIACSRIAPSVTLECGIAGDTEGTLHTADYLIACLRSPASKLFAHPEKSHDDVFHTVAKISIPDNVRPGFGNRCDDADICFRSDFDLLNFTRVASGTLLGTALTPSGLLYVSNNMNMDVTNEYFSVLNGEIRTTRHFIPAMFTMDRTIIQQDCLGYIMEPYPLQQENR, encoded by the coding sequence ATGAAACTTCATCTTTCTGAAACACTTCCTGCTGATTTCCTGACAACTTCAGCCCGGAAACTCAACGATATCCTGCCCGGCCCGTCGCTCTTCTTTCTGAAAGGAAAGCGTAACCCCCCGCTCTTTATCTCGATCCTGCTGCATGGGAATGAAACAACGGGACTGCTGGCCGTGCAGCATATGCTGAAAACAATTGAAGCAAAATTGCCCCGTAGCGTCATCCTGTTTATCGGTAATGTCCGGGCAGCGAAAGCAGGCGTAAGAAAAATGGCGGACGAGCCGGACTATAACAGAATATGGAGCAGCGGATCGTCGAAGGAGGAACGGCTTGCTTCGGAAGTACTGGGCCACATCGCCGGCCAGGCTCCCCTGGCATGCATCGACATACATAACAATACCGGTAAAAACCCGCACTACGCCTGCATCAATACGCTCGACCGGGCAACACTGAACCTTGCCGCAAGGTTCAGCCCCACAATCGTTTACTTTACCGAACCGCATGAGGTCATCTCGATCGCCTGTTCACGCATAGCGCCATCCGTAACGCTTGAATGCGGTATCGCAGGAGATACTGAAGGAACGCTGCACACTGCCGATTATCTCATAGCATGCCTCAGGAGCCCTGCATCGAAACTCTTCGCCCACCCGGAAAAATCACATGACGATGTGTTCCATACCGTTGCAAAAATCTCGATTCCCGACAACGTCCGGCCTGGATTCGGTAACCGCTGCGATGACGCCGATATCTGTTTCAGAAGTGATTTCGATCTGCTGAACTTCACACGGGTAGCTTCCGGAACACTCCTGGGAACAGCACTGACACCCTCCGGATTGCTCTATGTATCAAACAACATGAACATGGATGTGACCAATGAGTATTTTTCTGTTCTGAACGGAGAAATCCGAACGACAAGGCATTTTATTCCTGCCATGTTCACTATGGACAGAACAATCATTCAACAGGACTGCCTTGGCTATATCATGGAACCCTATCCGCTACAACAAGAGAACCGTTGA
- a CDS encoding outer membrane protein encodes MKKSFMSMMVALFVLLVSSSFAQAAANPYVSLSAGLGLMSNTDVEENGTEYEDVLEYSAGYVVNAAVGLDADMFRLEGAVGYQVNDVDKFDGMELPDGIDAEVSILSFMANGYVDFESEASSITPYVMAGLGVGIVDLEVEGELDGADSETVFAWQLGAGVGIQATENVVVDLGYRYFATGDIADEDDVDVSLGSHNLMAGVRFGF; translated from the coding sequence ATGAAAAAAAGCTTTATGAGCATGATGGTAGCACTGTTTGTCCTGCTGGTCAGCAGTTCATTTGCGCAGGCTGCCGCAAACCCTTATGTGAGTCTTTCTGCAGGCCTTGGTTTAATGTCTAATACAGACGTTGAAGAGAATGGAACGGAATACGAAGATGTTCTGGAATATTCTGCCGGTTATGTTGTTAACGCTGCCGTTGGTCTTGATGCCGATATGTTCCGTCTTGAAGGTGCAGTTGGCTATCAGGTGAATGACGTGGATAAGTTTGACGGTATGGAGCTTCCTGACGGGATTGATGCTGAAGTCTCTATTCTCTCATTTATGGCAAATGGCTATGTGGATTTTGAGTCGGAAGCCTCATCCATTACCCCTTATGTGATGGCTGGTCTTGGAGTTGGTATTGTTGACCTGGAAGTCGAAGGTGAGCTCGACGGTGCTGACAGCGAAACTGTTTTTGCCTGGCAGCTTGGTGCCGGCGTTGGTATTCAGGCTACGGAGAACGTCGTGGTCGATCTTGGCTATCGCTATTTTGCGACAGGTGATATTGCCGACGAAGATGATGTTGATGTTTCTCTCGGCAGCCATAACCTGATGGCTGGCGTTCGTTTTGGCTTCTGA
- a CDS encoding glycosyltransferase family 4 protein, whose amino-acid sequence MKIAFYAGTYVRDKDGAVRSMYQLVASFVKDGHEVMVWSPDVTSGGSRGETVVQMPAVPIPMYPDYKLGFYSASTSKQLDLFQPDIIHISTPDIIGYNFLKYALKHKLPAGSVYHTDFPSYLSYYHLGFTENLVWKYLRKLYNSCNVLFAPTHEMVHKLQGKGITTVELWSRGIDRDLFRPSRRSSALRTSWGADGKAVIAYVGRFVWYKDIQVVIDVYNRFMMGPHAGKVVFVMIGSGPEEAELRERMPQAIFPGYLTGADLPEAYASSDLLLFPSTTESFGNVTLEAFACGLPAVVSDIGGCRELTEQADGGVIAPAKDADAFYEGCVRLIVDRAFYETMKSNALQFAAERSWDMINAAVIKRYRSLVEGGSGISS is encoded by the coding sequence ATGAAAATAGCATTTTACGCAGGAACCTACGTCAGGGACAAGGACGGTGCTGTCAGAAGCATGTACCAGCTTGTTGCTTCGTTTGTGAAGGATGGTCATGAGGTTATGGTCTGGTCTCCCGATGTGACGTCGGGGGGAAGTCGCGGTGAAACCGTGGTTCAAATGCCGGCAGTTCCTATTCCGATGTATCCTGATTACAAGCTTGGTTTTTATAGCGCTTCGACGAGTAAGCAGCTCGATCTTTTTCAGCCGGATATTATTCATATTTCCACACCCGATATCATAGGTTATAATTTCCTGAAGTACGCTCTGAAGCATAAGCTTCCTGCAGGATCGGTCTATCATACCGATTTTCCTTCCTATCTGAGCTATTACCATCTGGGCTTTACGGAGAATCTTGTCTGGAAGTACCTCAGGAAACTCTATAATTCCTGTAATGTTCTTTTTGCTCCAACCCATGAAATGGTGCATAAGCTTCAGGGTAAAGGGATTACTACCGTTGAGCTCTGGTCGCGGGGAATAGACCGTGATCTTTTTCGTCCTTCGCGCCGTTCATCCGCTTTGAGGACCTCCTGGGGTGCTGATGGTAAGGCGGTTATCGCCTATGTTGGACGTTTTGTCTGGTATAAGGATATTCAGGTCGTCATCGACGTCTATAATCGGTTTATGATGGGACCTCATGCCGGGAAGGTGGTTTTTGTGATGATCGGTTCCGGTCCGGAAGAGGCTGAACTGAGAGAGCGGATGCCTCAAGCGATCTTTCCCGGTTATCTGACCGGAGCCGACCTGCCCGAGGCCTACGCTTCAAGCGATCTTTTGCTTTTTCCCTCGACAACCGAATCGTTTGGTAACGTTACTCTTGAAGCTTTTGCCTGCGGGTTGCCGGCCGTCGTTTCTGATATCGGCGGATGCCGTGAACTTACTGAACAGGCTGACGGAGGAGTCATTGCTCCGGCAAAGGATGCGGATGCTTTTTATGAAGGTTGTGTCCGGCTCATTGTCGACAGGGCGTTCTATGAGACCATGAAGTCGAACGCATTGCAGTTTGCCGCCGAGAGGTCCTGGGATATGATCAACGCCGCTGTTATCAAACGTTACCGGTCACTTGTCGAAGGTGGTTCGGGGATCAGCTCCTGA
- a CDS encoding patatin-like phospholipase family protein yields MHKTQSEKKSIALALGGGAVLGAAHVGVLKALDELGIGVCAVAGTSIGSFVAALHAFGKSWQEIEAAALELDWLDLSGLTLSQYGVLSNKKFGGVVSDLLGRQRIEHAAIPLSMIATDIATGEMVVMREGDVASAVMASSCVPGVFKPVELDGRMLVDGVLVENVPLSPLRECQNLPLVCVNLMGGHRFSRPDNIVGLLLNAFYCTLQKTTTLQIGDADLVIEPDIGDFSLVETSQIPELIEAGYQSSLPVLRAFYHSVDEKSDVKL; encoded by the coding sequence ATGCACAAAACGCAATCAGAAAAAAAATCAATCGCTCTGGCTCTCGGCGGCGGAGCGGTACTGGGCGCCGCTCATGTCGGAGTGCTCAAAGCGCTCGATGAGCTCGGCATAGGTGTGTGCGCTGTTGCCGGGACCAGCATCGGCTCGTTTGTGGCGGCATTGCATGCGTTTGGCAAAAGCTGGCAGGAGATCGAAGCGGCTGCTCTTGAGCTGGACTGGCTCGATCTTTCAGGGCTTACTCTTTCGCAGTACGGGGTGCTGTCCAATAAAAAGTTCGGCGGGGTCGTCAGTGACCTGCTTGGCCGACAGCGGATCGAGCATGCAGCGATTCCTCTTTCGATGATCGCAACCGATATTGCAACCGGAGAGATGGTCGTTATGCGTGAGGGAGATGTCGCTTCTGCCGTGATGGCCAGTTCCTGTGTCCCGGGCGTGTTCAAGCCTGTCGAACTCGACGGGCGTATGCTTGTCGACGGCGTTCTGGTTGAAAATGTTCCTCTTTCTCCCCTGCGGGAGTGCCAGAATCTTCCGCTTGTCTGTGTGAACCTTATGGGCGGTCACCGCTTCAGTCGCCCCGACAACATTGTCGGATTGCTCCTGAACGCATTCTACTGCACACTGCAAAAGACCACCACCCTGCAGATCGGTGATGCTGATCTCGTCATCGAACCCGATATCGGGGATTTCAGTCTTGTGGAAACCTCACAGATTCCAGAACTCATCGAGGCTGGCTACCAGAGTTCTCTGCCGGTGCTCAGGGCTTTTTATCATTCGGTCGATGAGAAGAGTGATGTGAAATTATGA
- a CDS encoding aminoacyl-tRNA deacylase, with protein MPIQKLRNFLDSHRIKYFIISHSPAYTAQEIAASAHVPGKELAKTVMVTIDGRLAMAVLPASGKLDFTMLERVASSNDVLLASEEDFADMFPGCEVGAMPPFGNLFGMKTYVDRELARDEEIVFNAGDHTELLRLSFRDYEHLVHPVIADLVKR; from the coding sequence ATGCCTATTCAGAAACTGAGAAATTTCCTTGATTCGCATCGTATCAAGTACTTTATCATCAGCCATTCGCCTGCCTACACCGCCCAGGAGATCGCAGCATCTGCGCATGTGCCGGGAAAGGAGCTTGCCAAGACGGTGATGGTGACAATTGACGGGCGTCTTGCTATGGCGGTGCTTCCCGCGTCAGGAAAGCTTGATTTTACCATGCTTGAGCGGGTGGCATCGAGCAACGATGTACTTCTTGCTTCAGAGGAGGATTTCGCTGACATGTTTCCTGGCTGCGAAGTAGGGGCCATGCCCCCGTTCGGCAACCTGTTCGGTATGAAGACCTACGTTGACCGTGAACTGGCCAGAGATGAGGAGATCGTCTTCAATGCAGGAGACCATACGGAACTCCTCAGGCTTTCATTCAGGGACTATGAGCATCTTGTCCATCCTGTCATAGCCGATCTCGTCAAACGTTAA
- a CDS encoding FIST signal transduction protein, producing MSQSSELFRYAATGFSMKEDSFEAGHDAATEAVRRLGRKPHVLLVFSAMRYEHRSLLKGIAAVAPATPLVGGTTAGEISMEGATTQSVVVMALASDRFRFYTGVGRALSRNERQSVGEMLDQMFSGDPPADAQTLLVFPDGMGGDGLRLMDGLHERLGGKFEIVGGYPGDDERFKQTYQYHDGQVYQDAIAGLLICHDEGFSTGIGVRSGFESIGNSFVCTSAEGNVVREFDHVRSLDLYREFLGEERSARLPGAFMEYPFGLIDEGVSSGKATHFQLRCGVRANEEDGSIFLAASIPEGSEVTLTTGSRGDVIRGAHEAAQQALKSLGGGKPEAIIMFSCVGRKMVLGRRVQEEVDAVRECIGRDVPIVGFYTYGEIGPIDKTDSGLSAAKFHNETVVLWVLGAMPE from the coding sequence ATGAGCCAATCCTCCGAACTTTTCAGGTATGCGGCTACCGGTTTCAGCATGAAAGAAGATTCCTTCGAGGCTGGCCATGATGCGGCCACAGAGGCTGTTCGGCGTCTTGGTCGTAAGCCTCACGTGCTGCTTGTTTTTTCGGCTATGCGCTATGAGCATAGATCGTTGCTCAAAGGGATTGCTGCCGTTGCTCCTGCGACCCCTCTGGTGGGAGGCACAACCGCAGGCGAAATATCGATGGAGGGTGCAACAACGCAATCCGTGGTCGTTATGGCGCTTGCTTCGGACCGTTTCAGGTTTTATACCGGAGTTGGCCGGGCGTTGAGCCGTAACGAGCGGCAGAGTGTCGGTGAGATGCTGGACCAGATGTTTTCCGGAGATCCTCCGGCGGATGCGCAAACGCTTCTTGTTTTTCCGGATGGAATGGGCGGTGACGGGCTCAGACTTATGGATGGTCTTCATGAACGGCTTGGCGGGAAGTTTGAAATCGTCGGAGGATATCCCGGAGATGATGAGCGTTTCAAGCAGACCTATCAGTACCATGACGGCCAGGTGTATCAGGATGCCATTGCGGGATTGCTGATCTGTCACGATGAGGGTTTCTCTACAGGTATCGGCGTTCGCAGCGGGTTTGAATCCATCGGAAACAGCTTTGTCTGTACCTCTGCAGAGGGCAATGTCGTCAGGGAGTTCGATCATGTCCGTTCGCTTGATCTCTATCGGGAGTTTCTCGGGGAAGAGCGATCAGCAAGGCTGCCCGGAGCCTTTATGGAGTATCCTTTCGGTCTTATCGATGAAGGCGTTTCGTCCGGGAAAGCCACTCATTTTCAGCTTCGCTGCGGTGTTCGGGCCAATGAAGAGGACGGATCAATTTTTCTTGCTGCCTCCATTCCCGAAGGCAGTGAAGTGACGCTGACGACCGGTTCCCGCGGCGATGTGATCCGCGGGGCTCATGAGGCTGCACAGCAGGCTTTGAAAAGCCTTGGGGGCGGCAAACCCGAGGCGATTATCATGTTCAGTTGTGTCGGGAGAAAAATGGTTCTTGGCAGAAGGGTCCAGGAAGAGGTCGATGCCGTCAGAGAGTGCATTGGCAGGGATGTGCCGATTGTCGGATTTTATACCTATGGGGAAATCGGCCCTATCGACAAGACTGATTCAGGGCTGTCGGCAGCAAAATTTCATAACGAGACGGTTGTTCTCTGGGTTCTGGGAGCGATGCCTGAGTAG
- a CDS encoding response regulator translates to MESSHRQLLEELALLRSQSRQSRKAEHELMRQQKLLREQNINLIRKSVELSDVKRQLEDKNYELELSQKKLEQTLDSLRTSENTLRSVLANSPDTIICVDRDHRVIYMNRPIAGYHSGLTIGNHLCDYVVADHHDLYHQAVEEVFTSARSSQIETRVHLSGGEDGYLESRFGPCIDNGEVVFVVMISTDISERKRIEQQLHLSFERVDRINRFLIGREARNMELKREVDKLLAELDRPFKYHVENADAVSGPVPFSLMDENASGTAAISSALLTDRDQVSIPENADPQLVIQLQRDALMNLLHDANVARNALLDANKKLEDAIRNARKMAAHADAANDAKSQFLANMSHEIRTPLNGVIGMTDLLLESALDTEQRKFAQTISSSGRNLLRLVNDILDFSKIEANKLEIEYLDFDLLDVLEEVIALFAYSAHEKNVDLIFLPDHTIPFRLKGDAARLQQILVNLVSNALKFTAEGEVVFSVDLERESDATATIRFTVSDTGIGIDSERIEAVFAPFTQADGSMIRKYGGTGLGLSISNQLARKMNSEIHVQSSPENGSTFCFSMIFEKQKTQTNERNEALLAGRKVMLVDDYEPCRKLLRLFAVSWNVRFAAESELNEAIDLLERDARNGSPWDCVIIAVKDSASMMEIQSMFERLHNISLLDTLRQVLLLPLGSTFNPDSLPAGFVSAVLQKPVRSRDLSSCLFDLLCTSPGTGAGDEDGAPSEPEKESKQVKPLRILVVEDSVVNQQVLVAMLSKNGCSVDIAENGVEALKALGTTPYDLVLMDCQMPEMDGFEATRRIRSGEHGVLNPDIAVIAVTANAMKGDRERCLHAGMNDYIPKPVRTSDIVGLLERIGRYSREPVLDYSQYKTMEMATESDIFQEREMLDRLQHDREIAIMLIEHFLDDIPRQLSILRTAHEEGNIAQIKLTAHSVKGAALIVGGNRFSNAAVRLEEDAEHHGTMGQSGKLIDELEEEFRTLHNEMQQSSLLKT, encoded by the coding sequence ATGGAGAGTTCACATCGTCAGCTTCTCGAAGAACTTGCCTTGCTGCGCAGCCAGTCGCGTCAGAGCAGGAAGGCCGAGCATGAGTTGATGCGTCAGCAGAAACTGCTGCGTGAGCAGAACATCAATCTGATCAGAAAGTCTGTTGAGCTGTCGGATGTGAAGCGTCAGCTTGAAGACAAGAACTATGAGCTTGAGCTTTCTCAAAAGAAACTTGAACAGACCCTCGATTCGCTGCGTACGAGCGAAAATACCTTGCGTTCAGTTCTTGCCAACAGTCCCGATACCATCATTTGTGTAGATCGCGATCATCGCGTTATCTATATGAACCGGCCAATTGCCGGCTACCATTCCGGCCTCACCATAGGAAATCATCTGTGTGACTATGTGGTGGCGGATCATCATGATCTCTATCATCAGGCAGTCGAAGAGGTGTTTACCAGTGCAAGATCGAGTCAGATTGAAACCCGAGTTCATCTTTCTGGAGGTGAGGACGGTTATTTGGAGTCGCGTTTCGGCCCCTGTATCGACAATGGCGAGGTCGTGTTTGTGGTGATGATTTCTACCGATATTTCGGAGCGTAAGCGCATTGAACAGCAGCTTCATTTGTCGTTTGAGAGAGTCGACAGGATCAATCGGTTTCTGATAGGACGCGAAGCGCGCAATATGGAGCTGAAAAGAGAAGTCGACAAGCTTCTTGCCGAGCTTGATCGCCCGTTCAAGTATCATGTCGAAAACGCTGACGCCGTGTCCGGACCTGTTCCTTTCAGTCTCATGGACGAGAACGCTTCTGGCACAGCGGCGATATCCTCGGCTCTGCTGACAGATCGCGATCAGGTATCTATTCCTGAAAATGCGGATCCTCAACTGGTTATACAGCTTCAGCGCGATGCATTGATGAACCTGCTTCATGATGCCAATGTTGCAAGGAATGCGTTGCTCGATGCCAATAAAAAGCTGGAAGACGCGATCAGAAATGCCCGGAAGATGGCTGCTCATGCCGATGCTGCAAATGATGCCAAAAGTCAGTTTCTGGCTAATATGAGCCATGAGATCCGTACCCCGCTGAATGGTGTTATCGGGATGACGGATCTTCTTCTTGAATCAGCTCTTGATACAGAGCAGCGGAAGTTCGCTCAAACTATCAGCTCAAGCGGAAGAAATCTTCTGCGACTGGTCAACGACATTCTCGACTTTTCCAAAATCGAAGCAAACAAGCTTGAAATCGAGTATCTCGATTTCGACCTGCTTGATGTATTGGAGGAGGTTATAGCCCTTTTTGCCTATAGCGCTCACGAGAAGAACGTTGATCTTATTTTTCTCCCGGATCATACTATTCCGTTCAGGCTGAAAGGTGACGCAGCAAGGTTGCAGCAGATTCTGGTGAACCTTGTCAGTAACGCATTGAAGTTTACTGCTGAAGGAGAGGTTGTGTTTTCTGTTGATCTTGAACGGGAATCCGACGCAACAGCTACAATCCGTTTTACTGTATCGGACACGGGAATAGGGATCGATAGTGAGCGCATCGAGGCGGTATTTGCTCCTTTTACCCAGGCAGACGGCTCAATGATAAGAAAGTATGGCGGGACCGGGCTCGGGCTATCGATTTCGAATCAGCTTGCCAGAAAAATGAACAGTGAGATCCATGTTCAGAGCTCACCTGAAAACGGAAGTACGTTCTGTTTTTCAATGATATTTGAAAAACAGAAGACCCAGACCAATGAACGAAATGAGGCGCTTCTGGCCGGCAGAAAGGTTATGCTTGTCGATGATTATGAGCCGTGCAGAAAGCTGTTGCGGCTGTTTGCTGTTTCATGGAATGTGCGCTTCGCTGCAGAGTCTGAGCTGAACGAAGCTATAGACCTTCTGGAGCGCGACGCACGCAATGGCTCTCCCTGGGACTGTGTTATTATCGCCGTCAAAGATAGCGCATCGATGATGGAGATACAGTCGATGTTTGAACGCCTGCACAACATATCGTTACTCGATACCCTTCGCCAGGTGCTGTTGCTGCCGCTGGGTTCGACGTTCAATCCTGACAGCCTGCCTGCCGGTTTTGTGTCGGCAGTTCTTCAGAAGCCTGTGCGCAGTCGCGATCTTTCCTCCTGCCTGTTCGATCTGCTCTGTACTTCTCCGGGCACAGGGGCCGGAGATGAGGATGGAGCGCCTTCAGAACCAGAGAAAGAGAGCAAGCAGGTAAAACCCCTTCGGATTCTTGTTGTTGAAGACAGCGTAGTGAACCAGCAGGTCCTGGTGGCGATGCTCTCGAAAAACGGGTGCAGTGTCGATATCGCCGAAAACGGTGTCGAGGCGCTCAAAGCGCTGGGAACGACTCCCTATGATCTGGTGTTGATGGATTGTCAGATGCCTGAAATGGATGGTTTTGAAGCTACCCGGCGCATCAGGTCAGGAGAGCATGGCGTTCTCAACCCGGATATTGCGGTTATTGCTGTTACGGCAAATGCTATGAAAGGGGACAGGGAGAGGTGTTTACATGCCGGGATGAACGACTATATTCCAAAACCGGTGAGAACGTCGGATATAGTGGGCCTTCTGGAACGCATCGGGAGGTATTCCAGAGAGCCCGTATTGGATTATAGTCAATACAAGACGATGGAAATGGCAACAGAGAGTGATATTTTTCAGGAGCGGGAGATGCTTGATCGTCTGCAGCATGATCGCGAAATCGCCATCATGCTTATCGAGCATTTTCTTGACGATATTCCTCGCCAGCTGTCGATTCTTAGAACAGCGCATGAAGAGGGAAACATCGCACAGATAAAACTTACTGCGCATTCGGTCAAAGGAGCTGCATTGATTGTCGGCGGAAACCGTTTCAGCAATGCTGCTGTTCGCCTTGAAGAGGATGCCGAGCATCATGGGACGATGGGGCAGAGCGGCAAACTGATCGATGAGCTGGAGGAGGAGTTCAGGACGCTTCACAATGAGATGCAGCAGTCATCTCTGCTGAAAACGTAA
- a CDS encoding aldehyde dehydrogenase family protein translates to MKNHTVCNSGAAVQTEAEIAELCVHLRSVFQERRTSGYAWRKEQLMQLQRFLEEREEDILQALHEDFRKPQTETWFTEIHYLLTEITVALRHLRRWMKPVTVHTPLRYQPGRSYYICEPCGVVLNIAAWNYPLQLSLAPAVAAIAAGNCLVIKPSEMAPATAALLSDGLKDYLDSDAIRVVQGGAEVTASLLTHRFDHVFFTGSQQVGRLVLSAASRHLTPVTLELGGKSPCIVDKGTNIDVAARRIVWAKYINAGQTCISPDYVLVQSAIRQDLLDALQRAIDAMYGPGSRERGAYAGIISEGHVRRLQELMKGGSIVCGGGSDAQSRYVEPTILTDVSLSSPLMQEEIFGPLLPVIAYDTPEEAVAVVRSAGDPLALYIFSPQRHVYEYFMGHIHSGGVCINDLLFQAAIPALPFGGRGTSGIGRYHGRSGFETFSRLRSVHRKGTFPENALRYPPFGSLKFKLLQQLFKRFH, encoded by the coding sequence TTGAAAAACCACACAGTATGCAATAGCGGTGCCGCAGTTCAAACAGAGGCTGAAATCGCTGAACTCTGCGTGCATCTTCGCTCCGTTTTTCAAGAGCGACGTACGTCCGGCTATGCCTGGCGAAAAGAGCAGCTTATGCAGCTGCAGCGGTTTCTTGAGGAGCGTGAAGAGGATATTCTTCAAGCGCTGCATGAGGATTTCCGCAAGCCGCAGACTGAAACCTGGTTTACCGAAATTCACTATCTCTTAACAGAGATTACCGTTGCACTCAGGCATCTGCGACGCTGGATGAAGCCCGTAACGGTTCACACCCCTCTTCGCTACCAGCCAGGGCGGAGCTATTACATTTGCGAGCCCTGCGGTGTCGTGCTCAATATCGCAGCCTGGAACTATCCGCTGCAGCTCAGCCTTGCACCTGCGGTTGCCGCGATTGCCGCGGGGAACTGCCTGGTGATCAAGCCGTCGGAAATGGCCCCGGCAACAGCAGCCCTGCTTTCCGATGGGCTCAAGGATTATCTCGACAGCGACGCCATCAGGGTCGTTCAGGGCGGGGCAGAGGTAACGGCATCCCTTCTGACACATCGTTTTGATCATGTCTTCTTCACCGGCAGCCAACAGGTTGGTCGGCTTGTTCTGTCGGCAGCGTCAAGGCACTTGACACCGGTGACGCTCGAACTCGGAGGGAAAAGTCCCTGTATTGTTGACAAGGGAACCAATATCGATGTTGCGGCACGCAGGATTGTCTGGGCGAAATATATCAATGCCGGTCAGACATGCATTTCTCCTGATTATGTCCTTGTCCAGAGCGCTATCCGCCAGGATCTGCTCGATGCGCTGCAGCGGGCTATAGATGCCATGTATGGACCGGGATCGAGAGAACGCGGAGCGTATGCCGGCATTATCAGCGAAGGTCACGTCAGGCGGTTGCAGGAGCTCATGAAGGGAGGAAGCATTGTTTGCGGGGGAGGGAGTGATGCGCAAAGCCGCTATGTGGAGCCGACTATTCTCACCGACGTTTCTCTCTCATCACCCCTGATGCAGGAGGAGATTTTCGGCCCGCTGCTTCCCGTGATTGCCTACGATACACCGGAAGAAGCCGTTGCGGTCGTCCGTTCAGCAGGAGATCCTCTTGCGCTCTATATTTTTTCGCCTCAACGTCATGTTTACGAATATTTTATGGGGCATATCCATTCGGGCGGGGTCTGTATCAACGATCTGCTTTTTCAAGCTGCTATCCCGGCGCTTCCGTTCGGTGGAAGAGGTACAAGCGGCATTGGGCGCTATCACGGTCGTTCAGGTTTTGAAACCTTTTCACGGCTTCGCAGTGTTCATCGTAAAGGGACTTTTCCTGAAAACGCTCTTCGCTATCCTCCGTTCGGGTCACTGAAGTTCAAACTGTTACAGCAACTTTTCAAACGTTTTCACTGA
- a CDS encoding SIMPL domain-containing protein, which yields MNNRRIAESFIIGTLLCAGCILSAAVLSDGFTRFRSLDRTVTVKGLSEREVEADIALWPVGFDVAADDLAALVGMIREHNAIATDFLLNNGFQRDEISVSAPSVVDHQAQGYGDPGRYRYRYAGNSTVSVYTSDIDRVRQTREKLGDLGARGVAISGENYENRTEYLYTGLNEIKPAMIEEATTEARLVAEKFAADSGSRLGKIKKASQGQFSIADRDSNTPYIKKVRVVSTVEYYLVD from the coding sequence ATGAATAATCGTCGTATTGCAGAGTCTTTCATTATCGGAACACTGTTGTGTGCAGGGTGTATACTTTCGGCTGCTGTTCTTTCAGATGGCTTTACCCGTTTTCGTTCGCTTGATCGCACGGTGACGGTCAAGGGATTGTCGGAGCGGGAAGTCGAAGCTGATATCGCTTTATGGCCTGTCGGGTTCGATGTTGCGGCCGATGATCTGGCTGCACTGGTCGGTATGATCAGAGAGCACAACGCTATTGCTACAGATTTTCTGTTGAACAATGGATTTCAGCGCGATGAGATCTCTGTTTCAGCTCCATCCGTTGTCGATCATCAGGCTCAGGGATATGGCGATCCCGGTCGCTACCGTTACCGGTATGCCGGAAATTCTACCGTGAGTGTTTACACGTCCGATATTGATCGAGTGAGGCAGACGCGTGAAAAACTCGGCGATCTTGGAGCCAGAGGAGTAGCGATTTCCGGCGAAAACTACGAAAACCGTACTGAATACCTTTATACGGGTCTCAATGAGATCAAGCCTGCCATGATTGAAGAGGCGACAACAGAGGCGCGGCTTGTCGCTGAAAAATTCGCTGCCGATTCAGGCAGCCGGCTCGGAAAGATCAAAAAAGCGAGCCAGGGACAGTTTTCCATTGCCGACCGTGATAGCAATACTCCGTATATCAAAAAGGTAAGAGTTGTTTCAACGGTCGAGTACTACCTGGTTGACTGA